A part of Catenulispora sp. MAP5-51 genomic DNA contains:
- a CDS encoding nucleoside deaminase yields MTTSMPHSLDRRQLVRRGAIFLGAAGALSLLGNARADAQSSLVRDDEPPTKLPLQPEFPTSPVDALPEPVRRNNNLERAMCAAIDVAKRAANSFGYGAVLVDVSNGEIVWKAANTGGADPSAHAELNALREFSINRGSFTAASSTILVTTAEPCSMCATCALFARVAGVAYGTSLEFLMAQPGNTVPRISMPQVVATLPPSDPRISTPVVGGVLHEETDQLFEKK; encoded by the coding sequence ATGACGACCTCGATGCCGCACTCGCTCGATCGTCGCCAGTTGGTGCGCCGGGGGGCGATCTTCCTCGGCGCAGCCGGGGCGCTGTCGCTCCTGGGTAACGCGCGTGCGGACGCGCAGTCCTCGCTCGTCCGGGATGATGAGCCGCCCACGAAGCTGCCGCTGCAGCCCGAGTTCCCCACCTCGCCGGTCGACGCCTTGCCGGAGCCCGTGCGCAGGAACAACAACCTCGAACGCGCTATGTGCGCGGCGATCGACGTTGCGAAGCGGGCGGCCAATTCCTTCGGCTACGGGGCCGTGCTCGTCGACGTGAGTAATGGTGAGATCGTCTGGAAGGCGGCGAATACCGGCGGCGCCGACCCATCTGCACATGCGGAGCTCAATGCGCTCCGGGAGTTCAGCATCAACAGAGGGAGCTTTACGGCTGCCTCCTCGACCATCTTGGTGACGACGGCCGAGCCGTGCTCCATGTGTGCGACGTGCGCCCTCTTCGCGCGCGTGGCCGGTGTGGCCTACGGGACATCGCTCGAGTTCCTCATGGCACAACCCGGCAACACGGTGCCCAGGATCTCCATGCCTCAGGTCGTCGCGACATTGCCGCCGTCGGATCCCAGGATCAGCACGCCGGTGGTCGGGGGCGTGCTCCACGAAGAGACGGATCAGCTCTTCGAGAAGAAGTAG
- a CDS encoding nucleoside deaminase yields the protein MTPPMPHSLDRRQTLRGAVFLGAAGALSLLGEARADAQPSPFRHGGPPTKLPLQPEFPTSPLDALPEPVVRNLETAMRAAIKAVSPAPRYRGFGAVLVNVDDGRIVAEGKGGEGPGTNHAELNVIRNYGLMHPDGDALQKTVLVTTGEPCPMCATCAIFSRVAGVAYGTSLEFLMQHPPTRMPIRISMPQVVATGPTPNMPVVGGVLCEETDPLFS from the coding sequence ATGACGCCACCGATGCCGCACTCGCTCGATCGCCGCCAGACGCTGCGGGGCGCGGTCTTCCTCGGTGCTGCTGGGGCACTGTCGCTCCTGGGTGAGGCGCGTGCGGACGCGCAACCCTCGCCCTTCCGGCACGGTGGACCGCCCACGAAGCTGCCGCTGCAGCCTGAGTTCCCCACCTCGCCGCTCGACGCGTTGCCGGAGCCCGTGGTCAGGAACCTTGAGACGGCGATGCGCGCCGCGATCAAGGCGGTGTCGCCAGCTCCGCGGTACCGCGGATTCGGCGCCGTACTCGTCAATGTGGATGACGGTCGGATCGTTGCGGAAGGGAAGGGGGGTGAGGGCCCCGGAACGAATCACGCGGAGCTCAACGTGATCCGGAACTACGGCCTTATGCACCCTGACGGGGATGCCTTGCAGAAGACCGTTCTGGTGACGACGGGCGAGCCATGCCCCATGTGCGCGACGTGCGCCATCTTCTCGCGCGTGGCCGGCGTGGCCTACGGAACCTCGCTCGAGTTCCTCATGCAACATCCACCCACGCGCATGCCGATCCGGATCTCCATGCCTCAGGTCGTCGCGACCGGACCCACGCCGAATATGCCGGTGGTCGGGGGCGTGCTCTGCGAAGAGACGGATCCGCTCTTCAGCTGA
- a CDS encoding NF041680 family putative transposase produces the protein MQPAIVYGRLAVLAGFRRDFYDVLTGRRDELFELTDAVLCTDGAVKTLVELALAPEHQRGHGALYDGINHGGLDIGRLRRAITNTPLPRAADGRLVLAVDVSPWLRPDANTSPDRCFCHTYGRGKDEHRMIPGWPYSFVAALESGPTSWTAILDALRLPPGADVAAITAAQLREVVMRLQDAGHWRPGDPDILIVADAGYDAPRIAFLLADLPVQILGRLRSDRVFRRPAPAYTHPPTGGRPAKHGGEFAFGDPASWGEPNVLTTTQNTRYGTATAQAWDRLHPILTHRAAWADCLGDLPVIEGTVIRLTVDHLPSGGEAKPVWLWWSHVDATGEDVDRCWMSFLRRFDIEHTFRLLKQTLGWTTPRLRDPAAADRWTWITIAAHTQLRLARPLASDLRRPWEKPLDPERLTPARVRRGFRNLRAKIPSPARAPKPTRPGPGRPPGSRNRQRATVHDVGRVLATGEAYIRPEHHQKGTKSRRRG, from the coding sequence CTGCAGCCTGCGATCGTCTACGGCCGGTTGGCGGTATTGGCCGGGTTCCGCCGCGACTTCTACGACGTGTTGACCGGCCGGCGCGATGAGCTGTTCGAGCTGACCGACGCGGTGCTGTGCACCGACGGGGCAGTGAAGACGCTGGTGGAGCTGGCGTTGGCGCCCGAGCATCAGCGTGGGCACGGGGCCCTGTATGACGGGATCAACCACGGTGGCCTGGACATCGGCAGGCTGCGGCGAGCGATCACCAACACGCCGCTGCCGCGGGCCGCGGACGGCCGGCTGGTGCTTGCCGTGGACGTGTCGCCGTGGCTGCGCCCGGACGCGAACACCTCGCCCGACCGGTGTTTCTGCCACACCTACGGCCGTGGCAAGGACGAACACCGGATGATCCCGGGGTGGCCGTACTCGTTCGTCGCCGCGCTGGAGTCCGGCCCGACCTCATGGACTGCGATCCTGGATGCGCTCCGGTTGCCGCCCGGCGCCGACGTCGCCGCGATCACCGCCGCACAGCTACGTGAGGTCGTGATGCGCCTGCAGGACGCCGGGCATTGGAGGCCCGGAGACCCGGATATCCTCATCGTCGCCGACGCCGGATACGACGCCCCGCGCATCGCGTTCCTGCTGGCGGACCTGCCGGTCCAGATCCTCGGGCGGCTGCGTAGCGACCGGGTATTCCGCCGCCCGGCCCCGGCCTACACCCACCCTCCGACAGGCGGACGCCCGGCCAAGCACGGCGGCGAGTTCGCCTTCGGCGACCCGGCCAGCTGGGGTGAGCCGAACGTCCTGACCACGACGCAGAACACGCGCTATGGCACCGCGACCGCACAGGCCTGGGACCGACTACATCCGATCCTGACCCACCGGGCCGCCTGGGCTGACTGCCTCGGTGACCTGCCGGTCATCGAAGGGACCGTCATCCGCCTGACCGTCGACCACCTGCCATCCGGTGGGGAGGCGAAACCAGTATGGCTGTGGTGGTCGCACGTCGATGCCACCGGCGAGGACGTTGACCGCTGCTGGATGAGCTTCCTCCGAAGGTTCGATATCGAGCACACCTTCAGGCTGCTGAAGCAGACCCTTGGCTGGACGACCCCGCGGCTTCGCGACCCGGCCGCTGCCGACCGCTGGACCTGGATCACGATCGCTGCCCACACCCAGCTGCGCCTGGCCCGGCCGCTCGCCTCCGACCTCCGCCGGCCCTGGGAGAAACCGTTGGACCCCGAGCGCCTGACCCCGGCCCGGGTCCGCCGCGGGTTTCGGAACCTCCGCGCGAAGATCCCATCGCCAGCGCGTGCGCCGAAACCGACACGACCTGGCCCCGGACGACCACCCGGCTCCCGAAACCGCCAGCGCGCCACCGTCCACGACGTCGGCCGCGTCCTCGCCACCGGCGAGGCCTACATCAGACCCGAACATCACCAGAAGGGCACTAAGTCACGCCGAAGAGGTTAA